The following proteins are co-located in the Herpetosiphon gulosus genome:
- a CDS encoding tyrosine-type recombinase/integrase, whose translation MADHRAALTIRGIQADTAAQSVMITEYRSRLAPKTRRRHEVDLQGFSDFLASVNVVIPVDDQEVSVLAHDPAAWDGITAGLISAFRTWMLTEGYAIGTINIRLATVRTYARLAHLAGVIPADTYSRIRALSGYRRSEGDNLDQQRVATDQATRIAAKKATANILTTSQIIDLKHAPWRNPTTRSEAVAARDALLVCLLVDLGLRCGEVALLRWESLRTDLLTVARPKVKIVQRHRLLGDVGTVLARYQASVPVPTEPNQPLIASFDQNGLFTRFGLAERAISKRIQQLGMLIGIANLSPHDLRHSWATRLAQLQVPIQALRDAGGWSNFATPGRYVAQQAIANDRIPLANDLVSESATAEDHA comes from the coding sequence GTGGCCGATCACCGCGCGGCCTTAACTATTCGGGGCATTCAAGCCGATACGGCGGCCCAGTCCGTCATGATCACCGAGTACCGCAGTCGGCTTGCCCCCAAAACGCGCCGTCGGCATGAGGTCGATTTGCAGGGGTTCTCCGATTTCTTGGCCAGCGTGAACGTGGTGATTCCCGTCGATGATCAGGAAGTCTCGGTGTTGGCTCACGATCCAGCGGCGTGGGACGGCATCACGGCGGGCTTGATCAGCGCCTTTCGCACCTGGATGCTGACCGAAGGCTATGCGATTGGCACGATCAATATTCGCCTCGCCACCGTGCGCACCTATGCGCGGTTGGCCCACCTTGCGGGCGTGATTCCCGCTGACACGTATAGTCGGATTCGGGCGCTGAGTGGCTATCGCCGCAGTGAAGGTGACAACCTCGACCAGCAGCGCGTGGCGACCGACCAAGCGACGCGGATTGCCGCCAAAAAGGCCACGGCCAATATTCTCACGACCAGCCAGATTATCGACCTGAAGCACGCCCCATGGCGCAATCCCACGACCCGGTCTGAGGCCGTTGCCGCCCGTGATGCCCTGCTCGTCTGCCTGTTGGTGGACTTGGGCTTGCGCTGTGGCGAAGTCGCGTTGCTGCGCTGGGAGTCGCTGCGCACCGATCTGTTGACGGTTGCCCGTCCCAAAGTCAAGATCGTCCAGCGCCATCGCTTGCTGGGGGATGTGGGGACGGTGCTCGCCCGCTATCAGGCCAGTGTTCCTGTCCCTACCGAGCCGAACCAGCCGCTGATCGCCAGTTTTGACCAGAACGGTCTGTTTACCCGCTTTGGGTTGGCGGAACGGGCGATCAGCAAGCGGATTCAGCAGCTGGGGATGCTGATTGGGATTGCCAATCTCTCGCCGCATGACTTACGCCACTCGTGGGCGACCCGCCTGGCCCAGTTGCAGGTGCCGATTCAGGCGCTGCGGGATGCGGGCGGCTGGTCAAATTTTGCCACGCCAGGGCGCTATGTTGCCCAGCAAGCCATCGCCAATGATCGCATTCCCTTGGCCAATGATTTGGTGTCAGAGAGCGCCACTGCCGAGGATCATGCATAA